One stretch of Burkholderia oklahomensis C6786 DNA includes these proteins:
- a CDS encoding TonB-dependent receptor, translating to MKQRALALAIKRIVWAELALTATLAAPAFAQNQPAPGAAAASAQNPSIAVAQADAAASATGAVSAPAPASGAAEATGAAPAAPAAKSGVAQIKRFEVTGSLIRSADKVGFQQVQTVTAKDIQDSGYTNVADFLRGVSANSASSWSEGQTNGFAAGGAGIALRGLSEKYSLVMVDGQRVAPYAFASNGTDTFFDLNTLPLNIIDRIEIVKSGAVSQYGSDAIAGVVNIITKHNYQGLQLDGSYSGATQGGDGTTKFSILGGFGDLNADRFNITAAASYYKSNGFTIADRDTTKNQDFTNRSGGLSLLAPSFWQTNGGATAQALSNCPFGGAVRPAASNYLSAGAGMGGTVCGFNSAESTSIAPWTERLSAKVHADFKIDDKTTAFADLWESNNTTVQNNGVLTVGSPTTPSLVLNPATGKLSQFNSVVPASNPYNPFGVDTPLAYTFPAAASDRTSSNFWRAATGVKGSFALPYGDWDWSAAYTHSQSVVSNTFNNVLNASVVNDIYQNGTLNFANPSATPNAFNGLYMKTSNLGISKLDALDATLSTPNLFKLPTGDVGFGLGAQFLHESEFIGQGSEALSGQVLNPLTQSVNGSRNVAAVYYQFDIPIIKNLTFSQSGRYDHYSDFGGAFSPRFALRYQPIKEFTMYGSYNRGFRAPTFVENTPSQNIGLQTFGNSLVNTLQTGNTSLQPERTRNINIGFQASPTRYTDFGFDFYKIFIDNVIGQASLNSVIAGNNPSQVVRDPVTGQITYVVLPYQNLGTLETDGFEMTFRQALPTKYGTFTLSADWAYVHHFNIGFPGAATVDSAGNNFAITQPFGASIPRWKGNTSLNWAYRKWNATLSWEFTGPYAQALGVSAPTQAADHVGSYSQFNLYASYTGFKNWTLYGGINNIFDRAPPFDPVWQNALNQNGYDQSLYMYYGRVIQVGATYKF from the coding sequence ATGAAGCAAAGAGCATTGGCGTTGGCGATCAAGCGGATCGTCTGGGCCGAGTTGGCGTTGACGGCCACGCTGGCGGCGCCGGCGTTCGCACAGAACCAGCCGGCACCCGGCGCCGCCGCGGCGTCGGCGCAGAACCCGAGCATCGCGGTCGCGCAGGCGGATGCGGCAGCGAGCGCGACGGGCGCCGTTTCGGCGCCCGCGCCCGCTTCCGGCGCCGCGGAGGCGACGGGCGCGGCACCTGCCGCACCTGCCGCAAAGAGCGGCGTCGCGCAGATCAAGCGCTTCGAAGTGACGGGCTCGCTGATCCGCAGCGCCGACAAGGTAGGCTTTCAGCAAGTCCAGACCGTCACCGCGAAGGACATCCAGGACAGCGGCTACACGAACGTCGCGGACTTCCTGCGCGGCGTGTCGGCGAACTCCGCAAGCAGCTGGAGCGAAGGCCAGACGAACGGCTTTGCCGCGGGCGGCGCGGGCATCGCGCTGCGCGGCCTGAGCGAGAAGTACTCGCTCGTGATGGTCGACGGCCAGCGCGTCGCGCCTTACGCGTTCGCGTCGAACGGCACCGATACGTTCTTCGACCTGAACACGCTGCCCCTCAACATCATCGACCGCATCGAGATCGTGAAGTCAGGCGCCGTGTCGCAGTACGGCTCGGATGCGATCGCGGGCGTCGTCAACATCATCACGAAGCACAATTACCAGGGGCTGCAGCTCGACGGCAGCTACTCCGGCGCGACGCAAGGCGGCGACGGCACGACGAAGTTCAGCATTCTCGGCGGCTTCGGCGATCTGAACGCCGACCGCTTCAACATCACGGCGGCCGCGAGCTACTACAAATCGAACGGCTTCACGATCGCCGATCGCGACACGACGAAGAACCAGGACTTCACGAACCGGTCGGGTGGGCTGTCGCTGCTCGCGCCGTCGTTCTGGCAGACCAACGGCGGCGCGACCGCGCAGGCGCTCAGCAACTGCCCGTTCGGCGGCGCTGTGCGCCCCGCCGCGAGCAACTATCTGAGCGCGGGCGCCGGCATGGGCGGCACCGTGTGCGGCTTCAACTCGGCGGAGTCGACGTCGATCGCGCCGTGGACCGAGCGCCTGAGCGCGAAGGTGCATGCGGACTTCAAGATCGACGACAAGACGACCGCGTTCGCCGATCTGTGGGAAAGCAACAATACGACGGTGCAGAACAACGGCGTGCTGACGGTGGGCAGTCCGACGACGCCGAGCCTCGTCCTCAATCCGGCGACCGGCAAGCTGAGCCAGTTCAATTCGGTCGTCCCCGCGAGCAATCCGTACAACCCGTTCGGCGTCGACACGCCGCTCGCGTACACGTTCCCGGCAGCGGCGTCCGACCGGACGAGCTCGAACTTCTGGCGCGCCGCGACGGGCGTCAAGGGCTCGTTCGCGCTGCCGTACGGCGACTGGGACTGGTCGGCCGCGTACACGCACTCGCAGAGCGTCGTGTCCAACACGTTCAACAACGTGCTGAACGCATCCGTCGTCAACGACATCTACCAGAACGGCACGCTCAACTTCGCGAATCCGTCGGCGACGCCGAACGCGTTCAACGGCCTGTACATGAAGACGAGCAACCTGGGCATATCGAAGCTCGATGCGCTCGACGCGACGCTGTCGACGCCGAACCTGTTCAAGCTGCCCACGGGCGACGTCGGCTTCGGCCTCGGCGCGCAGTTCCTGCACGAAAGCGAGTTCATCGGCCAGGGTTCCGAGGCGCTGAGCGGACAGGTCCTGAATCCGCTCACCCAATCGGTGAACGGCTCGCGCAACGTCGCGGCGGTCTACTATCAGTTCGACATCCCGATCATCAAGAATCTGACGTTCAGCCAGTCGGGACGCTACGACCATTACAGCGACTTCGGCGGCGCGTTCTCGCCCCGCTTCGCGCTGCGCTATCAGCCGATCAAGGAATTCACGATGTACGGTTCGTACAATCGCGGCTTCCGCGCGCCGACGTTCGTCGAGAACACGCCGTCGCAGAACATCGGCCTGCAAACGTTCGGCAACTCGCTCGTCAACACGCTGCAGACCGGCAACACGAGCCTGCAGCCCGAGCGCACGCGCAACATCAACATCGGCTTCCAGGCTTCGCCGACGCGCTACACGGACTTCGGCTTCGACTTCTACAAGATCTTCATCGACAACGTGATCGGTCAGGCGAGCCTGAACTCGGTGATCGCGGGCAACAATCCGTCCCAGGTCGTGCGCGATCCGGTGACGGGGCAGATCACGTACGTCGTGCTGCCGTATCAGAACCTCGGCACGCTCGAGACCGACGGCTTCGAGATGACGTTCCGTCAGGCGCTGCCGACGAAGTACGGCACGTTCACGCTGTCGGCCGACTGGGCGTACGTGCATCACTTCAACATCGGCTTCCCGGGCGCGGCGACCGTCGATTCGGCGGGCAACAACTTCGCGATCACGCAGCCGTTCGGCGCGAGCATCCCGCGCTGGAAGGGCAATACGTCGCTGAACTGGGCGTATCGCAAGTGGAACGCGACGCTGAGCTGGGAGTTCACGGGGCCGTACGCGCAGGCGCTCGGCGTTTCCGCGCCGACGCAGGCGGCGGACCACGTCGGGTCGTACAGCCAGTTCAACCTGTATGCGAGCTACACCGGCTT
- a CDS encoding helix-turn-helix domain-containing protein — translation MVLPLDESAVVAASIGIKIRALRQRLKLTLDEAAAAAGISKPFLSQVERGRATPSITSLVGIARALGVTMQYFVDAPTEARSVCRSEALQYFSLANSTNAFARLTNVVDGRQLDAILVRMPAAQPLSEVTTHAGEEFLYVMSGRVELTLEDVTFTLAAGDTAHYESTTPHAWRNGGDSEALIVWVGTTRLF, via the coding sequence ATGGTTTTGCCACTCGACGAATCGGCGGTAGTCGCAGCCTCGATCGGAATCAAGATACGGGCGCTGCGTCAGCGACTCAAGCTCACGCTCGACGAAGCGGCCGCGGCGGCCGGCATATCGAAGCCGTTTCTGTCACAGGTCGAGCGCGGACGCGCGACGCCGTCGATCACGTCGCTCGTCGGAATCGCGCGGGCGCTCGGCGTGACGATGCAGTACTTCGTCGACGCGCCGACTGAAGCGCGTTCGGTATGCCGCAGCGAAGCACTTCAGTACTTCAGCCTCGCGAATTCGACGAACGCGTTCGCGCGCCTGACGAACGTCGTCGACGGCCGGCAGCTGGACGCGATCCTCGTCCGGATGCCGGCGGCGCAGCCGCTGTCGGAAGTCACGACGCACGCGGGCGAGGAGTTTCTATATGTGATGAGCGGCCGGGTCGAGCTGACGCTGGAGGACGTGACGTTCACGCTGGCGGCGGGCGACACCGCGCACTACGAATCGACGACGCCGCATGCGTGGCGCAACGGCGGCGACAGCGAGGCGCTGATCGTCTGGGTGGGGACGACCAGGTTGTTCTGA
- a CDS encoding tetratricopeptide repeat protein, translated as MMQRWLKCAVLAAALGGCCALAVPSGAASAAEALRPDVARPLGAAQDLYRVHKYRDALGKIAQAAAVPNKTPYETYMVEEMRGAVAMAAGDTGAAIQAYEAVLGSGRLSKDDEQRATAALAGVYFQQRNYPQAIRIAQRYLKSGGGDPDMRTLLVQSYYLSNDCAAVMGQLKPSVDAQVRAGYAPDEAQLQMLGTCAQKMKDGATYRASLEKLVAYHPNSAYWDELFRSIRDKPGYLSSLDLDMYRLRRATGALNGADAYMEMTQLALVAGTAAEAKQVIDQGFASGVLGRDAGADREKRLQALAAKRAQSPAGNANPVAPIDAGMNLVFAGQAKQGIAAMEAALAKGGVEHVDEARLRLGEAYYVAGDKARAVQTFRGVQGGDGSADLARLWALVAAK; from the coding sequence ATGATGCAACGATGGTTGAAGTGCGCCGTATTGGCGGCCGCGCTCGGAGGCTGCTGCGCGCTCGCAGTGCCGTCCGGCGCCGCGTCCGCCGCCGAAGCGCTGCGCCCGGACGTCGCGCGGCCGCTCGGCGCCGCGCAGGATCTGTATCGCGTGCACAAGTATCGCGATGCGCTCGGCAAGATCGCGCAGGCCGCGGCGGTGCCGAACAAGACGCCGTACGAGACCTACATGGTCGAAGAGATGCGGGGCGCGGTGGCGATGGCGGCGGGCGATACCGGCGCGGCGATCCAGGCGTACGAGGCGGTGCTGGGCTCCGGGCGGCTGTCGAAGGACGACGAGCAGCGCGCGACCGCGGCGCTCGCCGGCGTCTATTTCCAGCAGCGGAACTATCCGCAGGCGATCAGGATCGCGCAGCGCTATCTGAAGTCGGGCGGCGGCGATCCCGACATGCGCACGCTGCTGGTTCAGTCGTACTACCTGTCGAACGATTGCGCGGCGGTGATGGGCCAGCTCAAGCCGAGCGTCGATGCGCAGGTGCGCGCGGGATATGCGCCTGACGAGGCGCAATTGCAGATGCTCGGCACGTGCGCGCAGAAGATGAAGGACGGCGCGACTTATCGGGCGTCGCTCGAGAAGCTCGTCGCGTATCACCCGAATTCCGCGTATTGGGACGAACTGTTCCGTTCGATTCGCGACAAGCCCGGTTATCTGTCGTCGCTCGATCTCGACATGTATCGGCTGCGGCGCGCGACGGGGGCGCTGAACGGCGCCGACGCGTACATGGAGATGACGCAGCTCGCGCTCGTCGCCGGTACCGCCGCGGAAGCGAAGCAAGTGATCGACCAGGGCTTCGCATCCGGCGTGCTCGGCCGCGACGCAGGCGCGGACCGCGAGAAGCGACTGCAGGCGCTTGCGGCGAAGCGTGCGCAGTCGCCGGCCGGCAACGCGAATCCCGTCGCGCCGATCGACGCCGGTATGAACCTCGTGTTCGCCGGGCAGGCGAAGCAGGGCATTGCGGCGATGGAGGCGGCGCTCGCGAAGGGCGGCGTCGAGCATGTCGACGAAGCGCGGCTGCGGCTCGGCGAAGCGTATTACGTTGCGGGCGACAAGGCGCGCGCCGTGCAGACGTTCCGCGGCGTGCAGGGCGGCGACGGCTCGGCGGATCTTGCGCGTCTGTGGGCGCTTGTCGCGGCGAAGTAA
- a CDS encoding ExbD/TolR family protein, translated as MGMNVSSSGGGEPDVMVDINTTPLIDVMLVLLIMLIITIPIQMHSIKMNLPIGNPPPPATQPEIVQIDIDFDGTTTWNGAPVPNRAALEAKLAQVAAEPVQAEIHLRPNKLVPYKDVAAVLASAQRIGATKIGLIGNEQYMQ; from the coding sequence ATGGGAATGAACGTATCTTCAAGCGGCGGTGGCGAGCCGGACGTGATGGTCGATATCAACACGACGCCGCTCATCGACGTGATGCTGGTGCTGCTGATCATGCTGATCATCACGATTCCGATCCAGATGCACTCGATCAAGATGAACCTGCCGATCGGCAATCCGCCGCCGCCGGCGACGCAGCCCGAGATCGTGCAGATCGACATCGATTTCGACGGCACGACGACGTGGAACGGCGCGCCCGTCCCGAACCGCGCGGCGCTCGAAGCAAAGCTCGCGCAGGTCGCGGCCGAGCCGGTACAGGCGGAAATCCATTTGCGGCCGAACAAGCTCGTGCCGTACAAGGACGTCGCCGCGGTGCTCGCGTCCGCGCAGCGCATCGGCGCGACGAAGATCGGGTTGATCGGTAACGAGCAGTACATGCAATAA
- a CDS encoding ExbD/TolR family protein, translating into MAMSVGQDDNDEVISNINTTPLVDVMLVLLIIFLITIPVVTHTIQLQLPKETIQPLQTTPKSVEIAVNRDGDVFWNETLVDASTLLSKLKAVSAMNPQPDVHVRGDQNTRYEFIGRVITACERAGIAKVSFITEPPARGG; encoded by the coding sequence ATGGCCATGAGCGTCGGGCAGGACGATAACGACGAGGTGATCTCCAACATCAACACGACGCCGCTCGTCGACGTGATGCTGGTGCTGCTGATCATCTTCCTGATCACGATTCCGGTCGTCACGCACACGATCCAGCTGCAGTTGCCGAAGGAAACGATCCAGCCGCTGCAGACGACGCCGAAGAGCGTCGAAATCGCGGTCAATCGCGACGGCGACGTCTTCTGGAACGAGACCCTGGTCGATGCGTCGACGCTGCTCTCGAAGCTGAAGGCGGTATCGGCGATGAATCCGCAGCCGGACGTGCACGTGCGCGGCGACCAGAACACGCGCTACGAGTTCATCGGCCGCGTGATCACCGCATGCGAGCGGGCCGGCATCGCGAAAGTCTCGTTCATTACGGAACCGCCCGCGCGCGGCGGCTAG
- a CDS encoding MotA/TolQ/ExbB proton channel family protein: MTKRSLAALAASMLISVAAVDALVAPQQAFAQASDAAVAVSAATAPQTANTAAAPAPPPAPAATEAVENPYGLGALWKNGDFVARFVLLLLVVMSMGSWYIMIAKFLEQLRANRRAKVADEQLWSAPSLAEGAKRLDEASPFRFIAETAIEAGEHHDNALLEAVDRNTWIDVSVERAITNVSNRLQDGLAFLGTVGSTAPFVGLFGTVWGIYHALTAIGIAGQASIDKVAGPVGEALIMTAIGLAVAVPAVLGYNFLVRRNKSVMERVRNFGAQLHTVLLAGGKRVPRANVQTASLVR, encoded by the coding sequence ATGACGAAGCGTTCACTGGCCGCTCTGGCGGCAAGCATGTTGATCTCCGTCGCGGCGGTTGATGCGCTTGTCGCGCCGCAGCAGGCTTTCGCTCAGGCGAGCGACGCGGCCGTCGCGGTGTCCGCGGCGACCGCGCCACAGACGGCGAACACCGCGGCGGCGCCGGCGCCGCCGCCCGCGCCCGCCGCGACGGAAGCGGTCGAGAATCCGTACGGCCTCGGCGCGTTGTGGAAAAACGGCGACTTCGTCGCACGCTTCGTGCTGCTGCTGCTCGTCGTGATGTCGATGGGAAGCTGGTACATCATGATCGCCAAGTTCCTCGAGCAGCTGCGCGCGAACCGCCGCGCGAAGGTCGCCGACGAGCAGTTGTGGAGCGCGCCGTCGCTCGCCGAAGGCGCGAAGCGGCTCGACGAGGCGTCGCCGTTTCGCTTCATCGCCGAAACGGCGATCGAGGCGGGCGAGCATCACGACAACGCGCTGCTCGAAGCGGTCGACCGCAATACATGGATCGACGTGTCGGTCGAGCGCGCGATCACGAACGTGTCGAATCGCCTGCAAGACGGGCTCGCCTTCCTCGGCACGGTCGGCTCGACGGCGCCGTTCGTCGGCCTGTTCGGCACCGTGTGGGGCATCTATCACGCGCTGACGGCGATCGGCATCGCGGGCCAGGCGTCGATCGACAAGGTTGCGGGCCCGGTCGGCGAGGCGCTGATCATGACCGCGATCGGCCTCGCGGTCGCGGTGCCCGCGGTGCTCGGCTACAACTTCCTCGTGCGTCGCAACAAGTCGGTGATGGAGCGCGTGCGCAACTTCGGCGCACAGCTTCACACGGTGCTGCTCGCGGGCGGCAAGCGCGTGCCGCGGGCGAACGTGCAGACCGCGTCGCTCGTCCGCTGA